One window from the genome of Pandoraea fibrosis encodes:
- the xerD gene encoding site-specific tyrosine recombinase XerD, protein MFVCSVTLIDQFCDTIWLEDGLSRNTLDAYRRDLRLLAQWLAAKRETALDGVDEAALSAYLAWRRDSLASSVNRRLSVFKRFYQWALREHIVQQDPCLRIASAKRAQRLPSTLSEAQVEALLAAPDLTQPLGLRDRAMLELMYASGLRVSELVALKTIEVGLNEGVLRIFGKGAKERLVPFGEEANGWLTRYLAESRGVLLAGRACDTLFVTQRGEGMTRQAFWYLIKRYALQADIRAPLSPHTLRHAFATHLINHGADLRVVQLLLGHSDISTTQIYTHVARERLKSLHAQHHPRG, encoded by the coding sequence GTGTTCGTGTGCAGCGTCACCCTGATCGACCAGTTCTGCGACACGATCTGGCTTGAAGACGGTCTCTCGCGCAACACGCTCGACGCTTACCGTCGCGATCTGCGTCTGCTTGCGCAGTGGCTGGCAGCCAAGCGCGAGACCGCGCTCGATGGCGTGGACGAGGCGGCGCTCTCGGCCTATCTCGCGTGGCGTCGCGATAGTCTGGCGAGCAGCGTGAATCGCCGTCTGTCCGTCTTCAAACGTTTCTATCAATGGGCGTTGCGCGAACACATCGTGCAACAGGACCCGTGCCTGCGAATCGCCTCGGCCAAGCGTGCCCAGCGATTGCCCTCGACGCTATCCGAAGCGCAGGTCGAAGCGCTGCTCGCGGCGCCCGATCTGACGCAGCCGCTCGGGTTACGCGATCGCGCCATGCTCGAGTTGATGTACGCGAGCGGTTTGCGCGTGTCGGAGCTGGTCGCGCTCAAGACCATCGAAGTGGGATTGAACGAAGGGGTGCTGCGCATTTTCGGGAAGGGGGCCAAGGAACGGCTGGTCCCGTTCGGCGAGGAAGCCAATGGCTGGCTCACGCGCTATCTGGCCGAGAGCCGGGGCGTGCTGCTGGCAGGCCGTGCCTGCGACACGCTGTTCGTCACGCAACGTGGCGAGGGCATGACGCGGCAGGCGTTCTGGTATCTGATCAAACGCTACGCCTTGCAGGCCGATATTCGTGCACCGCTCTCGCCGCACACGCTTCGCCACGCGTTCGCGACGCATCTGATCAATCACGGCGCCGATCTGCGCGTGGTGCAGTTGCTGCTCGGCCACTCGGATATTTCCACCACGCAGATTTACACGCACGTCGCGCGCGAGCGTCTCAAATCGCTACACGCGCAACATCATCCTCGCGGGTGA
- a CDS encoding class I adenylate-forming enzyme family protein, with protein MSAPPAPSSQDTFAATLLASLPARIDTLPARIAAQTPERIALIDDFGRLTYGELANVVAACATRLRAHGVRGGDRVMIVGENGIAYVVLLLAVASLDAWPLLSNARLSPTELGVIRDHARPRCTIYTVDASPDAAAHARADAAQVVWTELGLGAIAASDVDPDSLAEPVQTDPAAQCAALIYTTGTTGTPKGVRLSHRNLMFIAAVSSTLRRVGADDIAYGVLPISHVYGLTSVCLGTLYAGATLRLAARFTPEAVLDSLAHDGLTILQGVPAMHARLMAYVATQGTSLIAPRLRFVYSGGSPLDAALKTRVEAFYGLPIHNGYGLTESSPTVSQTLLDAPRDDCAVGPAIPGVQVRIVGHDARDLPDGEVGELWVRGPNVMLGYYRAPDLTAATVTADGWLRTGDLARRAADGALFLAGRAKELIIHSGFNVYPLEVEQALTSHPDVLQAAVLGRAEDGNEQVIAFVEARPGHTIDVPALATWAATRLAPYKRPAQIRVLDALPAASTGKVLKHKLKALL; from the coding sequence ATGTCTGCCCCTCCCGCCCCCTCGTCTCAGGACACCTTCGCCGCCACCTTGCTGGCGAGTCTGCCCGCACGCATCGACACCCTGCCTGCGCGGATTGCCGCGCAAACCCCCGAGCGCATCGCCCTGATCGACGACTTCGGCCGTCTGACGTATGGCGAGTTGGCCAACGTCGTCGCCGCCTGCGCCACACGCCTGCGCGCGCATGGCGTGCGGGGCGGCGACCGCGTGATGATCGTCGGCGAGAACGGCATTGCCTACGTGGTATTGCTGCTCGCCGTGGCATCGCTCGACGCGTGGCCGCTGCTGAGCAATGCACGGCTCTCGCCGACGGAGTTGGGCGTTATCCGCGATCACGCACGGCCGCGCTGCACGATCTACACGGTCGACGCGTCGCCCGACGCCGCTGCGCACGCGCGCGCGGATGCCGCTCAGGTCGTCTGGACCGAACTCGGACTGGGCGCCATTGCGGCATCCGACGTCGATCCCGACAGCCTTGCCGAACCGGTGCAGACCGATCCGGCGGCGCAATGCGCGGCGCTGATCTATACGACGGGCACGACCGGCACGCCCAAGGGCGTTCGGCTCTCGCATCGCAATCTGATGTTCATTGCCGCAGTCTCCAGCACACTGCGACGCGTCGGTGCCGACGACATCGCCTACGGTGTGCTGCCGATCTCGCATGTCTATGGCCTGACGTCGGTATGCCTCGGCACGCTGTACGCCGGCGCCACACTACGTCTCGCCGCGCGCTTCACCCCCGAGGCGGTGCTCGATTCGCTAGCCCATGACGGGCTAACGATCCTGCAAGGCGTCCCGGCGATGCACGCGCGTCTGATGGCTTACGTGGCGACGCAAGGCACGTCGCTCATCGCGCCGCGTCTGCGGTTCGTCTACTCGGGAGGCTCGCCGCTCGACGCGGCGCTCAAGACCCGTGTCGAAGCGTTCTACGGCCTGCCGATTCATAACGGTTACGGACTGACGGAGAGCAGCCCGACCGTCTCGCAAACGCTGCTTGACGCGCCTCGCGACGATTGCGCCGTCGGGCCAGCCATTCCGGGTGTGCAGGTGCGCATCGTGGGGCATGACGCACGGGATCTGCCCGACGGCGAGGTGGGCGAACTCTGGGTTCGCGGCCCGAACGTGATGCTCGGTTACTACCGTGCACCGGACCTCACCGCCGCGACCGTGACAGCCGATGGCTGGCTGCGCACGGGCGATCTCGCCCGTCGCGCCGCCGACGGTGCGCTCTTCCTCGCGGGACGCGCCAAGGAACTCATCATCCACTCCGGTTTCAATGTCTACCCGCTCGAAGTCGAGCAAGCGCTGACGAGCCATCCGGATGTGCTTCAGGCGGCGGTCCTCGGCCGCGCCGAAGACGGCAACGAGCAGGTCATCGCGTTTGTGGAAGCGCGCCCCGGTCACACCATCGATGTCCCGGCATTGGCCACGTGGGCAGCCACGCGCCTCGCACCGTACAAGCGTCCGGCGCAGATTCGGGTGCTTGACGCCCTGCCCGCCGCGTCGACCGGCAAGGTGCTCAAGCACAAGCTCAAAGCGCTGCTGTGA
- the ybaK gene encoding Cys-tRNA(Pro) deacylase: protein MSKTKHVSETPATQFLKQKKVAFTEHVYEYVDHGGTGESARQLGVDEHAVVKTLVMEDDKARPLIVLMHGDRTVSTKNLARQIGAKRVEPCKPEVAQRHSGYLVGGTSPFGTKRAMTVYVEASILDLPQIFINGGRRGYLIGIAPPVLLNTLAAKPVSCALSDE, encoded by the coding sequence ATGAGCAAGACCAAACACGTCTCGGAAACGCCGGCCACGCAGTTTCTGAAGCAAAAGAAAGTGGCTTTCACGGAACACGTCTACGAGTACGTCGATCATGGCGGTACGGGCGAATCGGCACGCCAGTTGGGCGTAGACGAGCATGCCGTCGTCAAGACCCTCGTCATGGAAGACGACAAGGCCCGGCCGTTGATCGTGCTGATGCACGGCGACCGAACCGTCTCGACGAAGAATCTCGCGCGCCAGATTGGCGCCAAGCGCGTGGAGCCCTGCAAGCCGGAGGTCGCGCAGCGTCACTCCGGCTATCTGGTGGGCGGCACGTCGCCGTTCGGCACCAAACGGGCGATGACGGTGTATGTCGAGGCATCGATTCTGGATCTACCGCAGATCTTCATTAACGGCGGACGGCGTGGCTACCTCATCGGCATCGCCCCGCCCGTGCTGCTCAATACGCTGGCTGCCAAACCGGTGTCGTGTGCGTTGAGCGACGAGTAG
- the plsY gene encoding glycerol-3-phosphate 1-O-acyltransferase PlsY — translation MATLVFIVLAYLIGSVPFAVIVSRTMGLADPRSYGSGNPGATNVLRSGNKKAAVLTLIGDAFKGWFAVFLAERLADAWGVGDFGLAAVALAVFVGHLYPIFLRFKGGKGVATAAGVLLAIDPILGLAVLATWLIIAIFFRYSSLAALVAAVFAPLYYVFMFGFGPYAPAVAVMAVLLIYRHRANIGKLMAGKESRIGQKK, via the coding sequence ATGGCCACACTGGTTTTTATCGTTCTCGCGTATCTGATCGGCTCGGTGCCGTTTGCGGTGATCGTCAGCCGCACGATGGGGCTTGCCGATCCCCGCAGCTACGGCTCGGGTAATCCGGGCGCCACGAACGTGCTGCGCTCCGGCAACAAGAAGGCCGCCGTGCTCACGCTGATCGGCGATGCTTTCAAGGGTTGGTTTGCGGTATTTCTCGCAGAACGATTGGCCGACGCCTGGGGCGTGGGCGACTTCGGGCTGGCGGCCGTGGCCCTCGCGGTCTTCGTCGGCCATCTGTACCCGATCTTCCTGCGCTTCAAGGGCGGGAAGGGGGTGGCGACGGCGGCGGGCGTGCTGCTCGCCATCGATCCGATTCTGGGGCTGGCGGTGCTCGCCACGTGGCTGATCATCGCGATCTTCTTCCGCTATTCGTCGCTTGCCGCGCTGGTGGCCGCCGTGTTCGCGCCGCTGTACTACGTGTTCATGTTCGGTTTCGGGCCTTATGCCCCGGCGGTGGCCGTGATGGCTGTTCTGCTGATCTACCGGCACCGTGCGAATATCGGCAAGCTGATGGCGGGCAAGGAAAGCCGCATCGGGCAGAAGAAGTAA
- a CDS encoding YajQ family cyclic di-GMP-binding protein, whose product MPSFDVVSEANMVEIKNAVEQANKEISTRFDFKGSDSRVEHKEQELTLFADDNFKLDQATQVLVAKMAKRNVDVRFLDYGKVEKISGDKVKQVVKIKKGVEGDLAKKIVRIIKDSKMKVQASIQGDSVRIAGAKRDDLQSAMALLRKEVTDTPLDFNNFRD is encoded by the coding sequence ATGCCATCGTTTGACGTGGTCAGTGAAGCCAACATGGTAGAGATCAAGAACGCCGTCGAGCAGGCCAACAAGGAAATCTCGACGCGTTTCGACTTCAAGGGATCAGACTCGCGCGTCGAGCACAAGGAGCAGGAACTCACGCTCTTCGCCGACGACAACTTCAAGCTCGATCAGGCCACGCAAGTGCTCGTCGCCAAGATGGCCAAGCGCAACGTCGACGTGCGCTTCCTCGATTACGGCAAGGTCGAAAAGATCAGTGGCGACAAAGTGAAGCAGGTCGTGAAGATCAAGAAAGGGGTCGAGGGCGATCTGGCCAAGAAGATCGTGCGCATCATCAAGGACAGCAAGATGAAGGTCCAGGCGAGCATTCAGGGCGACAGCGTGCGCATCGCGGGTGCCAAGCGCGACGACCTGCAAAGCGCCATGGCGCTGCTGCGCAAGGAAGTGACCGACACTCCGCTCGACTTCAACAACTTCCGCGACTGA